The following DNA comes from Rhipicephalus microplus isolate Deutch F79 chromosome 6, USDA_Rmic, whole genome shotgun sequence.
GTTACTCCAGGGAATCTAAGAAACTTCAGGTGTTGAAAAGTCATCCAGTCATGTATGAAAGCTGTAGATAGGTCACGTAAATGTATGGTAGTATTAACAACTGTGTCGCGAGCTGGGCAAATTTGCGGACTGAGCCTAGGACACCCCCTAGAAGCTCTGGAGACCATGTCTCCTCGCCACATCCAGGGGTTTCTGTAGGGCCTGTACGAAATTGAAAATCTCCTTTATACTTAAGTCAAAAGCAAATAAACACTTTTTACGTGTACATTTTATCATTACTATTTTCAGTTTTTTAAGTTCTCCATTGGTGGCTATTTTCCCGTTttgtcatacgacagctgcctcCTTGAAATTTGCAATTGCCGTCAGTGTGAAActtcaaaaactttttttttcttacttgaaacaaaaattgtaatgaaagACCTTGCAATATAAAAAGAACTATTTATTTGcttttgtttttatgtataaacgTAAGTTTTAATTCGACCACCGCATGGTACAAATTGTTTCTAGAAATAGACAATTTTGTTACATTACTGACTTCATTCTCTTAAAGTTTAACAGCTTGAGAGATCTCAAAACATTTTTCCTCAAGATATAGCTTTTGCGAAGTAAGTTCTCACTATATAATTATAGAAAGTGCAGTATTGCAGTAAACTGCAAAAATAACACAATTTGGCTAACTTCTTGGAGGCGTATGCAACAGGAAAGTTgtactaatattactgagcttaaATATTTTACACAaccacctttacttaatatgtagagcAAATGTGGTACAAAAAgaaggagcggtacttttaaaatattttttttcacaccaGGACTATATTCTGCGAAGTTCAGACGGCACCCACTTCACGGACTTAAGTTTTCTCTCTGAAATATGCTAGCAGTTCCCTGTTTTCAATCTATTAAATCAGCATGTTTTTCTTAACGTTTGAGATAGTAGCCAAAATGGCTGGTACGTTTGGCTATAAGTGACCCAGTCTCAAAAGAGCGTTTCATTCAAGGCTCTTGAAAACCCCACTGAAGTCATTTAATAACAAAAATGAGGCTATAGAAAGGACATAGTAAAATAAACATGATGTGATCAGAAAAAAAGTAGAAAGTCTGTTGATGCTGATGACATGGGACGCGAACCCATGACATTTCGGTTAGCTACGAAAAGTATCGGGCGCTCTGCCCACTGCCCTACCGAACAGCGCACACATTGCTTCCCAAACCGACTTTTTTTtccaaaacacttttttttttccaaagcacATTTTTAGCTTCAGGGTCACGCCTAGCTATTGTCAGTAAACTAAAACCAGAAGACCGGTGTTACTGGTAGTACCTAGCCCCCTTAAAATCGGCAGTGAGTAGAAAAAGGAAGCATGCAACGGAAAAATATGTAAACAAGGCTGTGGGCTCTAACCAATATTTTGACGACTGGACTTGTCTTCTCCGAGGCCATAACTGATAGCTTTACACTACTGTGGACATGCTTCATACCCTGTTTTTCAATCTAAGCAAGGGAGCGTGGTAAGACAACTTTAGATGCAGGGGGCAGAAAGGGGAAAGGCCGCAGTGATGAATTGTGTGAGTAAAAGGTAAGAAATATTTCATGAataaaaactcaagaaaaaaGCGAGGCTGTGGGAGGGTAGACGTTTCTCTTAATCCCGCTTGGGGTAGGTTAGAACCACGTAGAATAAAAATTCCTAAAATAGAGGAACGTTTACCTCTCATTGGTTTTCGTTCTGTCTACTAACAAAGCTCTGTTTGCTAGAACTTTCCGAAATATATCATCTGTATGTGATAAGGACATTACTTTATCTATTTCCTGTATATCGCATCATTGATGAGTTTTTTGGGAAAAAATCATGCATGCACAATAAATTTTCTACGGTGCCAGACCAGGAACACGTTTATTTTTTGGCAAAATTTCTCCAAAAAGCTTGTCCAGCTCACTAAAGAGCATTCCATGCCAGAGGCCACGAATGAAGTGCGGTTTCGGTGAGTGGAGAATGATACCAATGtcttcttttgtttctttgtcgACGGTCTTGAGAAGCATAGAAAGACCGACCATGGACACCGGCATGTTCACTGTGGGATGAATCTTCacgtcctctccagtgccttccACTTCAAACTGCGCTGTGAAGCGAACCAACAGGGCCCGACTCAGGAGTTCGTTTGTGCTGCTATCGTTGCCTTTGATCGTTCCCGCAAGAATAAGGGGCCTCTTGTTCACCATGTCAAACTGGACGAACCTGCTGCCGTCCCTGCAGAAGGTCAGGAACGGACCGAAAGGTCTGAAGGAGTTGAGACCGAAGAATTTAAATTCGATGATGTCGACTTCTTCCGGTGTCTCTGAATCTTTATCGGGTGTCTCTGAACGCTCGGCGGGAAGCTTCTCTATGAAAGAGTTGATGGCACGCTCCAGGTGTTCATCGTGGAACTTGCACTCAACTGCAATGGAGAAACGAGACGATCATAAGGTGACCTTTCTATTGTTCAATATGGGAACAGCACTTTATATTGAGTGTttactatgaaaaaaaaacagccatacGCATCAACAAAATTGTTGATGGGTTTGTTGAAGAAACTGTCTTTTCTCGGCTTTATTTGGTCAAACTACACTGGCCCCTTTTTTCaaccgccatggtggtctagggaTTTGGGAGCTCTACCGCTGCCTccaaggtcacgggatcgaatcccggctgtggtcaCCACATTTTAAAAGATAACCTTATGATAGAAATATCCATAGCCTTTCATAAAAACGTCTCTTATAGTCACATCGTGGCGTTTGGGACGTGAAACGCCTAATAATATTACTAACACTAACTGATTCAACCTAAAGACAATAATTGCAAGTCATTTCGCGAAATATGCCTTCGTGGCCTTACCGGGTATAACGATAATTAAATGACAGCGTAAAATGTAGTCTATTGATGACGTTTAGACAAATGTGCGTATTAGTACTGTAAAGCTTGTAGAGTATAAAAAAAGCTGTGAGGACGAGGGCTGATCACAAAGTGAAAAATATTTGTTAAAAACAAGAAGAGCATCTGACTTACCCCCTCTccaaaaaaaagtgacaaaatgGGCTATGCAggtagatagatatgtggagtttaaagtctCAAGGCCGCgttattattatgagagacgccgtagtggagggctccggaaattttaaccacttggggttgtttaacgtgctcccaagtctgagcacacgatcTACAGCATTTACCCCtgcaccaaaaatgcagccgccgcagccaggattcaatcccgcgacctgtgggtcagcagccgagtaccttagccactagaccaccatggcggggtacGAGCTATGCAGGCGCAAAAATGTTACCGATCCTTTTATGTAAATAAGAAAAGGTATGGCTCACCAACGCATATATTAAGATGCCTTTTATGTGGTAAGCTTTCACCGTATCCCAGGCCGTCTGATCTGCGCGTCAGCGCAGGAATGTGGATGACTTAAAGGCGGGAGCGCAGTTCGGCTGCCACATTGCATTCAAAAGCTGGCTTTACGATTCAAACTTGAGCGAGCAGTGATGTCCTCTGCGGCGACTATTAACGCACCACCCCGCTTGGTCATTAAAGGTGTGGCCACACATCAATAGTTAGCGATAAACAGTGTTAGTACTGCATGAACAGAACATCTTTGAATGCTTGACACCACAGTCACGTGTAGAATTCTCACTGCTGTTTTTTTAAAAGCTTGGTTAAATTTCAAATCCTTGTTTAAGTATTTTGGCCCGAAAAACCACACTTACGTTACCGTAATACACGTCATAAGGAAGGAACTTTGATTTATTTCATTTTGTGGTATAATTCACGTAGAGAATCTTTAGGTTATGAATAAGTAGCTTTGGACTCTGACATTCATTATATAATTGGCGCTAATGCTACGGCCTTCTATTACATTTTTGATTCGTCGATTCCAGCATGGTCTTTTAGTTTATTATGTCGCAGCTGAGCTTCAGCATACGATTACGGCGAATAACGTTACAGCAGCACTGCATCTTCCAGAGGGATTGCTTGGAATTCTACAgacattctctcttctctgttTAGATGATTTTTGCGGTATGACGGGCCGAAACACCCACATTAATTTCAAAAAAGCCGCAGCGGAGGAATCTTGATATTTTGACTATTTGGTGTTTTGACCCAGTCGCTGCCTTGAGGAGCATAGGAGAATACTGGAGCGCCGCCTTTAGGCACTTCTTGCGTTGAGCGCGTGCTTGCCTCATCCGTCGTAGCCAGGGTAATAAACCAAGAAAAATATGAAGCTTTGAGATTATGTTGAGGAAGAATAAGGTATATTTGTTTGCATGAttgattagatttgtggggtttaacgtcccaaaaccaccatatgattatgagagacgccgattGGTTAGCATGATAACTGTTGAAGTAACTTTCACCAGATTTCGCTGGATAATTGCGCAGTCTGATTGTTACTTACTAAAAACTGGACTCAGCGCATCATCATTGTCCTTTTTGCAATGAAATAGAGACGATAGAACATATCTTGTTTTCCTCTATCTCGGATGTTAGAATCAGAGAAAATATTCCTTGCCACTGCTTTTGAAAAGCTAGGATACGAAGTAAAGGTTACCTTAATTGTTGCATTTGGTGGCTACTAGGTTATAGCCAAAAGAATATACATTCTACGGTGTTTGATTACTTACATGAAAAAGAAAATTTATCATGCCAGTGTACAATACTGCTTGCAACCCGCTGTAATATCCTTCAAACATACTGTCTGATAGTCTGACTACCTGCTCCATAGAATTTTAAATTATCTGTCGTCTTTTAGCTTAAGGTTAACATTGTTTTCTTCATTAGTTTCACATAGGTATTTATCTCTAACTTCATGCCTCCCGGTGCTTGGCACATTCACCATTGTGGGTGAGTGTCATCAGAAaaaatattatcatcatcattagtcTCTCGAAAGAGACACCTCAAGGGTCACACATGCGGAGGACAGAGGTGAAGGGTGGACACGTAGCTGGGATGAATATGTGAGAAGGTAATCCGAGTGGTGAGCGAGATCACGAGGTGGCGCCAATGTTGCGAACATTGTCCTAAAGGTCTACGTATGGCAACTGCTCTGAACCACGCCCACGCGCTTGGCGGGCTGATCTCTATACGAAAGGCAGTCATGCTCCCACTTCGCTTTAACTGCAAAGTGTCAAGCCAGACTGTGCGCGCCAGCCATATGtcgtgaagtaaaaaaaagcacaGAGCGATGCTCAGATTTTGCATGTGGGATAGTAGTTATCATCGTTGAATTTTCGCGCCTAACGTTTGCACCTAATAGGCGCTTGTATTATCTGACATATTTTAGGCGTTTTCTATGCCAAACACATTAAGCTTATTTTCTACGAGTCGGGGCCCATGGTTCTGATAATGCTCAAACAATATAAGACTGACACTTTGGTGTGAATACTTTAAAGTTCAAAGCTGGTGCATGTGCTTTATCTTAACCAAGCGGAAGAGGCTAACAAAATGGCGAAGATTACATGTACTGACAGGTTATATGTAGTGAGCTGATCATCTGTTCTCTCCAGGAGCTCACGTTTCTACAGGCTATTTCCTTCTTTTAGCCTACATTTTACAGATGCCTCTTGTAGTTTCTTTGAATTAGATTCACGTTCTTTTCAAATATAAATATTAAATACGTAAATACATATATATTCAGCATAGGAAGTTTTAAAGAAAGTCAATCATAGCACTGCCTTCTGCAAGCTCCTGCAACTTAATATAAGGTAGTCAGGGCTTTTAAGGATCCATTACATCACAGTTTATCTGCCGTTTCGGCATCCTGAATTCTTCAAGCTGACTGCGTGGATGACGGACGCTAGAATGTGGTAGACAAACCACAGTGATAGCTCAGGCAGGCTTTCGGCTGCTATTTTCACATTTCAAAACACGTTGCGGCATTCCTAGGCTTCCTAAAGTGTTTCAAGCGCCGCTTCATTTTCAGGGCCATAGAGGACGAGCGGGCAGCAAAGCCTAGACAGACATGTTACGCGAAAGTTGGCTCAAAATTGTAAGTGGACAAACTACCCAGATTCGAGTGCGTATGTGTGCCGTCTAGTGCTGTCGACAACACAATAATGTGAAAATAAACACAGCGATGAGGTTGAATACACTGCTGGCATATCTCGTCTAAAGATTTCTATGATGTTGTGTACCATTTCTGTTTTGTTGGCAATGTATTGTGCGTGGAAAGGCATGATTTAGGAAGCCTGATGCTGGTGGTTTTGTCATCAAAGCTTGTCTTCTTCCGGCAGAAAAGCATCATATATTTAGAAAGAGGAACCATTTTATTCGGtgcaataaaaaaatacgcaGTGCCTGTCCCAAAATTTGCGCAGCAGCAAtgagatagaaaagaaaaaaaagctttattgCATCATCAAAAAGATTTATGTAAGGCAACTTACCTTCAGCAGCTGGCACACCGCTGCACATTAACGTCAGCAGTATCCATATTGCAACTGATCTTAAGGCCATCTTTTATGTCTGAAAACAAAATACGAAGTTAAAACTCATATCTTGGATCATCACACAAAGCCAATTCTTAGTCCAAATACTTTGGGGGCTATCGGTAATACATTGCATAATAATGCAACCAGGCCCGTGGCGAGAAACCTTTGGGGGGAAAGGGGCACCTGTTAAAGGCATTAAAGAACACAGATTTCTATAATTTTCCTTGATGATGCTACCCCTACGTCCGTATTTGGGTggggaaaaaataaaataaacccaTCACCCACCCACCCTCTCTGGCCGCGAGCCTGATTACAACTATGAAATTCTTGCTAGTGCTGAAACACATGCTCACAGCCTACCTGGCAGCTAGTAACATGATTGCTCATAAATGTACTTCTTGATAACTCCTATCAGCCTTGTTATCGCAATATTATTGTGTTTTGGACCTCGTAGCTTTGATTTCAGTCGTAATGAGAGGTATCAGTTATTGTGTCGTGCTATGGGTAACCAACCTGAGTTTGGGATTTCTCAGTCTTCTTAAAATGAATTTTACCTAAAGCTATCCTCCCCCCTACAAATTCATTTTATAAACCTACGTACAGTATACTTTTCGTATGCTGCATTTCATAGCTGTTTTTTTAGGCAAGCATTGCCATTGTTATTCAATCTACTTTATTCTGGTAGAGAGAGCGCTAACAGAGATACTGCCACCCCGCTAGTCCCACACAAGCAGGGCCAATCTTTAGCTCCTAAATGTTCGAAATCATAAGGGAAACAGACTGTGTTTGCACtgcaatttttgtttcttttgcattgTTGCAACTAACCAAAGTTTGAACGCTCAGTTTTTCTTTCTGCTGGGTAGTAGCTGGCAGCATTAATGTTGGTTACTTCATAATGCGAGCTGCACTCTCTTTCATCTATTAAAAAGAAACTGCAAGGATATATATTCACACGCATGTGCTATGTGAACAAATTGACAGGCGAAAGTTCAGGTCAAAATAATTCATGTAGTTTCTCTTCCAGCGTACACTTACTTCCAGCATACTTACTCGTACACTTACAAGAGTGTCAAAATTACATTTAATGACCAGATATTCAGCAAGGTATCACTGCTTGTTGTAAAAAAAACATGTCACACAGAAATTCGTGAGAACTACACCATCTTCTTACCTTTTATAGAAGAAATGCAGAAATGAATGATGCCACTGCACAAGAAGTTCACACGGCGCAATCTCCTATGCAATCTTGAGGTAAGATTTGGTCTTCCTCTAGTTTAACGCGCAGCAACCAAGCTGCTGGCACTCGTGGCTGCTGTTACCTCCGCGTCCACAAGTCGTCGCCAGTCAGCGTCCAAATATAAACTTTTGGCTTGACGAATCACCACGAGAGAATCAGCGCTGCCAAGGCCAAACTACGTACGGCCGTTGTTTAAGGATTCCGACTTGGATGTTCTAGAGCTGTTGATTTTTTTAGCGGTCATTTCATCACTCGTCTTCACGTGTTGGCGCACGTTCATCTTCCCTTGGTTCCTCCGCTACAGCGCGGCATAGAGAGAGGGAGTCGCAGAGGTAATTTCCGCTGTCCTTTATATGAGCGACTTGTTTTCACGACGTGTGTGAAATCGCTGGAGGGCAGCAAAGCTCtcgtgaataaaaaaaagcacttgaTTAGCAACGACGTCTTTGTGTGTAGACGTTTGTCCTTGTCGGGCTCGACGGGTGCAGTTGCGTCCCCCGTGTCACAGCTTGGAACAGAAGCGCATCCTGTGTAAGCATCATGCTCGCACAAAAAGGCAACAGTGAATGGTCGTTTTGTCACGTATACCCACGGTTACGTTGAAGGACAATTTCCGTCAGGTGGCGTGATGGTCGACTGGCATTCAAATGTTATATAGTAGGAATTACAGCTCCGATGTCTGTCTCGCTGTATTAGTCATGCGGCTATGTGAGGGCGTGTTTTTTCGCTTTGCATTTTGTACTTGTCCGGCGTAATACCTGATTTGACAGACATTAATTCGCACCCGCTGTCCAAGCTTAGTGGCTGAGAAGTTGGGCCACAAGCTCAGAGGATGATGGTACCGTCTCAGTCCACAGCGACTCCTCATAGAAGCCCCGTTCCCAGCTTTAAGATCGCATTACTGAAGTCTAGGTGGCCAATATCATATAAAGTCACCCACTGCGGCGTACCACTGGAGCAATTAGGGGATGTCACGCACTTGTAACTCATCACtgcaatatttgtttttgttgttttcagtTGGGTTTCACAAAATTTAAGATCCTATTTGTGCAGTAAAGCTGCTTTTGTACACAGATAATCCATGTTCTGTGTCACCGTAGCCCATAGATAGTGCTATGAAGACAAATTTAATTTTAAACACTGCAATAAAAATATACATTTTCCAAAGAGGACCTAGCAAAACTGACAGGGGCAAAGCGCCTCAttatgtattttttatttattggggtttaacgttcgaaagcaccgtatgattatgagagacgcggtgaggtagggttccggaaattacgaccacctggggttctttaacgcacaccaaAATATAtgcacacgagcctcaagcatttttgcctccatcgaaattgcagcctctgcggccgggattcaattccgtgacctgcgcgtcagtagctgagtgcctcagccactagatcaccatggTGACTAAAGCACCTGATCTTTACTTCAGGGTACAGCTGCAACCAAGAATATCCTACATTGATCTTGAGCCTGCCTTATAGAAGATATCATTTATCCAGCACGTGTAAGCTACACAGCGAAAAATTAGGACCTGGCCTACAGGTGCGTGTCAGAGGAACTGAATGAAAGACACGGATCTCTCAGTCTGAAACTCTGTTCTGATTAGTCATTTGTTTTATACATGTCAAAAGTAGTGAGCTGGGCTATGTTCTAAGGTCATCACAAAAGTAACTATAGCTTGTGGTCTCGCAATAAAAAGCGGAAGTTCTTTTCATCGGCGTAGATGAGCTTACATGGCTAATATTTTAGTGCTCCTTGGAGGCACGTGAAATTTTTATTTGTGCCTTTATTTTTCAGTTCAATCAAGCTGAATTTATTGACCTTGAGGTCCTCGCAAGGAACACAATTCACAGAGAATGGATTTATATTTCTTCCTTGTTTCGCAATAGCTGCACTTATATTGATTATTTGCATAACATCGAAACAATTTCGGTCACGTTATGCCGGGAATTTCTGCCGGAAGGGCATTACAATCTTTGCCAGTTCCTGGTATGAACGAACAGGATTACTGAGTACTTCGGGCACATGGGCGCGCGACCTGCTGTGCTGTGAGAAATGAGCGCAGCGTAAACGTCTATAATGATTTATTAAGGTGTCTGTCAATACATTTCTCAATAAGCACAATACTGGAAGTAGAACAATTATAAAACTCAGTTGACCGGAATAAATTCACTAGTGCAATTGGAGCAGCTTCAATCAAGTCGAAAATGTACAATTTGCCTACCATTCAGTCTTACGAATGACTGATAGAGAAATAATTCTCAAATTCTTGAGGCCTTATTAAAATTCTCTAAATGTTCTCCGTTTAGACACCAATTCACTTGCATGCTCCTTTCTTGATACATCACCAAGTGTAAATAATTACTACGAAATAATATTTGTAAGATCACAACTGTCTTTCCTAAAGTTAGACCAAAACATGAAACATTCTGGCAGCTATTATTGTGAGCACCAATAAAGTATAGTGCTACTGCCACTTACTCCTGTGCCATATATCTCCAGTTATTTCTGTTTGATTTAGGTTCAGACTAATGGTTCTTCAGGATTTTGACAAACTGTGACACAAATAGTTCTTCCCAAGAGTCTTGAATGGCAGCCAGAGCCAAATGTCTCAGTAGACCAACTGTTGCATTGCCCACGCTGCCAGAAACATCGTCGACGTTCACTGAGACACGCCCAGTATGTAATGTCGTAACAAAAGGCTCATCGTACTGGTCCAGAACCCTTCGGTCTGCTTCAACACCGTTGTCATCCGGGGGCCCAGCGACGAACCGGAGATGCGTGGTTACTCTGAGATTGTGTGCTGCGAGTTCCAAAGGGCTGTCTTCGCTACCCGACTTCAAGAACAAGCAGACCACGGGTTCTTCCGCCACTAAGTCGAAGCTCACCACCTGCATTGGAGACTGTCGTGTTGTTGATTTCTACAAGAGTCTGGCGTCAATTTTCTTCGTTGGTTCCGGTGCAATACACTAAAAAAAAGATACATGTATCCCCACTAACAGTTAAAACGGCAAACATTGCACGCTGCAATTTGCCCTTGGAATTGAAAAAGTTGCATGGGCTCTTATTTTATTAACTAAATGTGGCAACACTTCTGTATTGACATAGTCATTTCCTTCATCTGAATTATAAAAAGCAATTATAGAAATGCACAAAATATTGCCATGCTAATTTCGGAAACATAATCTGTACTAATAACATTCTGTCATGAAAAAACAATAGGCGTGGTAAAAAATCGAAATAAAATGGTCGAATTCGTGAAAATGAAGGTTCGCTTTGTTTTAAATTATTACAAGGCTTCCACTCTAATATATGGGTTCACTACAGCAAGGTTTTAAATTTGGAGTTTCGTTGTAACTCTATGTTGATGTACATTGCCAAGTAGTTGCTTATAGCCTGACCGACTGAATATTGCTGGGCATTTTGACCACGTCACTCCCACCAACTGTTATTATTTCAACCCCTTTCTCTCTTTTAGAAGACAGCCCAACATAGTTATTTCTATTATTTCTGCCACATTACTTGTGTGGGTTCCATAGTTTTTCTAGGCCATTTGTTTTACACATTGCGTGCGTCACAGTTCAAACATGGTAGTAATTCCAATAAAACAAAGTATACAGGAGAACGCAGCTATGAAAACCTGTTTTCTCGGTGTCTCTATAGATAATTGTCCTATTTCTGGCAGCTGCTTACTACAACATATTTAGGTTTTTAACGAAGATCTTTTACGAATTCGCAGATGTGAAACAGGCAAAATGGCTATCAAAACGGCTACACAGGCTGTTAAAACGTGTAAAGCAAAGCTGATTTTGCTAAAACGTTGCATACAAAAAAGCAGTTTAGCTTATTATTTGCACGTATATTGCAGCACGAGTAAACATCAGGCCTATTTACA
Coding sequences within:
- the LOC119185048 gene encoding uncharacterized protein LOC119185048 encodes the protein MALRSVAIWILLTLMCSGVPAAEVECKFHDEHLERAINSFIEKLPAERSETPDKDSETPEEVDIIEFKFFGLNSFRPFGPFLTFCRDGSRFVQFDMVNKRPLILAGTIKGNDSSTNELLSRALLVRFTAQFEVEGTGEDVKIHPTVNMPVSMVGLSMLLKTVDKETKEDIGIILHSPKPHFIRGLWHGMLFSELDKLFGEILPKNKRVPGLAP
- the LOC119185049 gene encoding uncharacterized protein LOC119185049, whose protein sequence is MERVTILLSMLSFTTTYAFSDWCNATYDERLERAIAGALNGIQEVHDSEMEVEGPGPGSLGFDGYRVIGLSRLRRHGDLRTLCENKTQVVSFDLVAEEPVVCLFLKSGSEDSPLELAAHNLRVTTHLRFVAGPPDDNGVEADRRVLDQYDEPFVTTLHTGRVSVNVDDVSGSVGNATVGLLRHLALAAIQDSWEELFVSQFVKILKNH